The following are from one region of the Candidatus Polarisedimenticolia bacterium genome:
- a CDS encoding cobalamin-dependent protein (Presence of a B(12) (cobalamin)-binding domain implies dependence on cobalamin itself, in one of its several forms, or in some unusual lineages, dependence on a cobalamin-like analog.), with amino-acid sequence MSTIGNLICLTPRDSYVVDEPIRKKGLLGRLERSIGPFVRSPGIGFPYLIGFLRKNGSLPPSTRIVVQHDKIEGPTSFEEILRDKVDLKRGDHDVLFVTAYTNSAREAYRRAREARAAYALAGKRLTVVFGGPHASALPDEGTRRGHVDVAVTGEGEWAASVLLKDIQEDRPVQPVYRAAFDRIRERGTLALDMGIWDTLRNRPHQIVASTTFARGCKLDCHFCAVFLTNGPTVRNRDVADVADEVRSQGPRYTRETIDRIGPGPYNSFLKMLVKTPVFGRHFGDRLISLIGPGYSEKFFFWDDNLYNAAGSFRALCEAIRPLGRPWAAELTIDLAEKPELLQLARESGCHDLFLGIESVSQTAIDGLDKWSNDTRSMHEMVKRVHDAGINVMGAFVFGLDGDDPSCFDRTLEFIYQTGIDFLVANIIQPYPGTGTFKDAVAGNDFLPWAHCPPSSDVAMDYNWPLFDGAHVLIRPKGMTVDQLQEGYYYFLREAYSLKGILRRYRGPSYELVQASSHFIRNYMVSRYGMNKTAHAIKRKGTKAVGMEGAAVDDSLSRGKPGFARLPQVAGARPADPL; translated from the coding sequence CTGCCTCACGCCGCGCGATTCCTACGTCGTCGACGAGCCGATCAGAAAAAAAGGACTGCTGGGCCGGCTCGAGCGATCGATCGGCCCGTTCGTGCGGAGCCCCGGCATCGGCTTTCCCTACCTGATCGGGTTCCTGCGCAAGAACGGCTCCCTTCCGCCCTCCACGCGGATCGTGGTGCAGCACGACAAGATTGAAGGTCCGACATCGTTCGAGGAGATCCTGCGGGACAAGGTGGATCTGAAGCGCGGCGATCACGACGTCCTGTTCGTCACGGCCTACACGAACTCGGCGCGCGAGGCGTACCGGCGGGCGCGCGAGGCGCGGGCCGCCTACGCCCTCGCAGGCAAGCGCCTCACGGTCGTCTTCGGCGGACCCCACGCCTCGGCGCTGCCCGACGAAGGGACGCGACGCGGGCACGTCGACGTCGCCGTCACCGGCGAGGGGGAATGGGCCGCCTCCGTCCTCCTCAAGGACATCCAGGAGGACCGGCCCGTGCAGCCGGTGTACCGCGCAGCCTTCGACCGCATCCGCGAGCGCGGGACGCTCGCCCTCGACATGGGGATCTGGGACACGCTCAGGAACAGGCCGCACCAGATCGTCGCCTCCACGACCTTCGCCCGGGGATGCAAGCTCGATTGCCACTTCTGCGCGGTCTTCCTGACCAACGGCCCGACCGTGAGGAACCGCGACGTGGCCGACGTGGCGGACGAGGTCAGGAGCCAGGGCCCGAGGTACACGCGGGAGACGATCGACCGGATCGGCCCCGGCCCGTACAACTCGTTCCTCAAGATGCTGGTCAAGACTCCCGTCTTCGGGCGCCATTTCGGCGATCGGCTGATTTCCCTGATCGGCCCCGGATACAGCGAGAAGTTCTTCTTCTGGGACGACAATCTCTACAACGCCGCCGGATCGTTCCGGGCGCTGTGCGAGGCGATCCGCCCTCTCGGGCGGCCGTGGGCGGCGGAGCTGACGATCGACCTCGCGGAGAAGCCGGAGCTCCTCCAGCTCGCCCGCGAGAGCGGCTGCCACGATCTCTTCCTGGGGATCGAGTCGGTCAGCCAGACCGCCATCGATGGCCTCGACAAGTGGTCCAACGACACCCGGTCGATGCACGAGATGGTCAAGCGCGTGCACGATGCCGGGATCAACGTCATGGGGGCGTTCGTCTTCGGGCTGGACGGGGACGACCCTTCGTGCTTCGATCGGACCCTCGAGTTCATCTACCAGACCGGGATCGATTTCCTCGTCGCCAACATCATTCAGCCCTACCCCGGTACCGGGACCTTCAAGGACGCGGTCGCCGGAAACGACTTTCTGCCCTGGGCGCATTGCCCTCCGAGTTCGGACGTGGCCATGGATTACAACTGGCCGCTGTTCGACGGCGCCCACGTCCTGATACGTCCCAAGGGAATGACGGTCGACCAGCTGCAGGAGGGGTACTACTACTTCCTCCGCGAGGCCTACTCGCTCAAGGGGATCCTCCGTCGCTACCGCGGGCCGTCGTACGAGCTGGTCCAGGCGTCCTCGCACTTCATCCGCAATTACATGGTCAGCCGCTACGGCATGAACAAGACGGCGCACGCCATCAAGCGGAAGGGGACCAAGGCCGTCGGGATGGAAGGTGCCGCCGTGGACGACTCTCTCTCCCGCGGCAAGCCCGGTTTCGCCCGGCTGCCGCAGGTGGCCGGCGCCCGCCCCGCCGATCCCCTCTGA
- a CDS encoding methyltransferase domain-containing protein, with the protein MIPADDLFRSWFAALESRQLSRLTFAEVRRGLQALSLLYVERPRGLAAGTALEGAGKRAAFALFYAPLHFLLVREVARALRAADPAPRVISDLGCGTGAAGAAWATLAAGPCRVTGVERSGWAVDEARWNYGVLGVRGRAIRADLGKAVLPGRRGGIVAAFTVNELDEETRGRLLERLLAAARRQARILVVEPIARRPFPWWDAWVDAFLAAGGRADLWRFQVDLPERLRLLDRAAGMDHRDLTGRSLWLDGDAAGPAQGGSLTGGAPKA; encoded by the coding sequence GTGATCCCGGCCGACGATCTGTTCCGATCCTGGTTCGCGGCTCTCGAGTCCCGCCAGCTGTCGCGGCTGACTTTCGCCGAGGTGCGACGCGGTCTCCAGGCGCTGTCGCTGCTGTACGTGGAGCGGCCGCGGGGCCTCGCCGCCGGGACGGCCCTGGAGGGGGCCGGGAAGCGGGCCGCCTTCGCGCTGTTCTATGCTCCGCTGCACTTCCTGCTCGTGCGGGAGGTTGCGCGCGCCCTGCGCGCGGCCGACCCGGCGCCCCGGGTCATCTCCGATCTCGGGTGCGGCACCGGCGCCGCCGGCGCGGCCTGGGCCACGCTCGCGGCCGGCCCATGCCGGGTGACCGGCGTCGAGCGCAGCGGCTGGGCCGTGGACGAGGCCCGCTGGAACTACGGCGTCCTGGGAGTGCGTGGACGGGCGATCCGCGCCGACCTCGGCAAGGCCGTGCTTCCGGGCCGACGCGGCGGGATCGTCGCGGCCTTCACGGTCAACGAGCTCGACGAAGAAACGCGCGGGCGGCTCCTGGAGAGGCTGCTCGCAGCCGCCCGGCGCCAGGCGCGTATTCTCGTCGTCGAGCCGATCGCCCGCCGCCCCTTCCCCTGGTGGGACGCCTGGGTCGACGCCTTCCTCGCCGCCGGCGGCCGCGCCGATCTCTGGCGCTTCCAGGTCGATCTCCCCGAACGGCTGCGACTGCTCGACCGCGCCGCCGGAATGGATCATCGCGATCTGACCGGCCGATCGCTCTGGCTGGACGGAGACGCGGCGGGCCCGGCTCAGGGCGGTTCCTTGACCGGAGGCGCGCCTAAGGCGTAG
- a CDS encoding NAD(P)/FAD-dependent oxidoreductase: MSETHDVIVVGGGHNGLVTAAYLAAGGLKTLVLERRPIVGGACVTEEIVPGYRFSTTSYVLSLLRPEIIRDLRLNEHGLEVFPCRTTFTPFPDGRSLLTGLGRREDVEQIARFSKKDAAAYPAFDSAIARLADFIRPTLSAPPPDPSAAGISDLLGLLKLGNGFRKLPRAEQALLIKTMTMSCAALLDEWFESDELKASMAATGTIGTYGSPRTPGTAFVFLHYYLGEVNGTAGAWGFVRGGMGGVAEALAASARSRGAVIRTGAAVSRILVKDGAARGVVLEGGEEVRGRAVVSNADPKRTFLRLMERSDLPDDFARGIENLRCNGNSAKINLALSEAPDFTALPGDGPHLRGSIQVAGAAPLYLEDAFEDYRTGRPSRRPYLEVTIPSTVDDSLAPPGRHVMSISLKFVPYKPAEGDWRSRREELGELAVDTLALYAPNMRRAVLHRQVLTPLDLEEIYGLTGGNICHGDMALDQLFSMRPLWGWARYRTPVRNLYMCGSGTHPGGGVMGAPGRNAAREILKDARRGGVRTA; encoded by the coding sequence GTGAGCGAGACACACGACGTCATCGTGGTCGGCGGCGGCCACAACGGGCTCGTCACCGCGGCGTATCTCGCGGCGGGCGGCCTGAAGACGCTGGTCCTCGAGCGCCGGCCCATCGTCGGCGGGGCGTGCGTCACCGAAGAGATCGTCCCGGGCTATCGATTCTCGACGACGTCGTACGTCCTGTCGCTCCTGCGCCCGGAGATCATCCGCGATCTCCGCCTGAATGAGCACGGCCTCGAGGTCTTCCCCTGCCGCACCACGTTCACGCCGTTTCCGGACGGCCGGTCCCTGCTCACGGGGCTCGGCCGGAGGGAGGACGTCGAGCAGATCGCCCGGTTCTCGAAGAAGGATGCCGCGGCCTACCCGGCATTCGATTCGGCGATCGCCCGCCTGGCCGATTTCATCCGGCCGACCCTCTCGGCGCCCCCGCCCGATCCCTCCGCTGCGGGGATCTCCGATCTCCTCGGCCTCCTGAAGCTCGGGAACGGGTTCAGGAAGCTGCCGCGTGCGGAGCAGGCGCTCCTGATCAAGACGATGACGATGAGCTGCGCGGCGCTTCTCGACGAATGGTTCGAGTCGGACGAGCTGAAGGCCAGCATGGCCGCCACCGGGACGATCGGGACCTACGGGAGCCCGCGCACCCCCGGGACCGCCTTCGTCTTCCTGCACTATTACCTGGGGGAGGTGAACGGGACGGCCGGCGCGTGGGGCTTCGTGCGCGGCGGGATGGGGGGAGTCGCCGAGGCGCTGGCCGCGAGCGCCCGATCCCGCGGGGCCGTCATCCGGACCGGCGCGGCGGTGTCGCGGATCCTGGTGAAGGACGGTGCGGCCCGGGGCGTGGTTCTCGAAGGGGGGGAGGAGGTCCGGGGGCGGGCCGTCGTCTCCAATGCCGACCCGAAGCGGACTTTCCTCCGGCTCATGGAGCGCTCCGACCTCCCCGACGATTTCGCGCGCGGCATCGAGAACCTCCGCTGCAACGGCAACTCGGCCAAGATCAACCTGGCCCTCTCGGAGGCCCCCGATTTCACGGCGCTGCCGGGAGACGGCCCGCACCTGCGCGGCAGCATCCAGGTGGCCGGCGCGGCGCCCCTGTACCTGGAGGACGCCTTCGAGGACTATCGCACCGGGCGCCCCTCGCGGCGGCCGTACCTCGAGGTCACGATTCCGTCGACCGTCGATGACTCGCTCGCGCCGCCCGGCCGGCACGTCATGTCGATTTCGCTGAAGTTCGTGCCGTACAAGCCGGCGGAGGGAGACTGGCGATCGAGGCGGGAGGAGCTGGGGGAGCTCGCCGTCGACACCCTGGCCCTGTACGCCCCGAACATGCGCCGCGCGGTCCTCCACCGGCAGGTCCTGACGCCCCTGGATCTCGAGGAGATCTACGGCCTGACCGGAGGGAACATCTGCCACGGCGACATGGCCCTCGACCAGCTCTTCTCCATGCGGCCGCTGTGGGGCTGGGCCCGGTACCGGACGCCGGTCCGTAACCTTTATATGTGCGGCTCCGGCACCCATCCCGGGGGGGGCGTCATGGGGGCGCCCGGGAGAAATGCGGCCCGCGAGATTCTCAAGGACGCACGACGAGGCGGGGTGCGAACGGCCTGA
- a CDS encoding GFA family protein — MTARDQVFEGSCLCGGVRYRIAGRPGEMWHCHCIDCRKSHGAVFSTSVQVDRGNFEMISGDDLLVTYEAKTGTRRSFCGRCGSNVSGTITSEPDSVYVTAATLDTRLEQVAATHIFVRSKVPWYEIRDGLPQHATYPEHEE, encoded by the coding sequence ATGACTGCACGCGACCAGGTCTTCGAGGGATCCTGCCTGTGCGGCGGCGTCCGCTACCGCATCGCCGGCCGGCCGGGCGAGATGTGGCACTGCCATTGCATCGACTGCCGCAAGAGCCACGGCGCGGTCTTCTCGACGTCGGTCCAGGTGGACCGCGGAAACTTCGAAATGATCAGCGGCGACGATCTGCTCGTGACCTACGAGGCGAAGACCGGGACGAGACGGAGCTTCTGCGGCCGCTGCGGCTCGAACGTCTCGGGCACGATCACCAGCGAGCCGGACTCGGTCTACGTGACCGCCGCCACGCTCGACACCCGCCTCGAGCAGGTCGCGGCGACCCACATCTTCGTGCGGAGCAAGGTGCCCTGGTACGAGATCCGGGACGGCCTGCCGCAGCACGCGACCTATCCGGAGCACGAGGAGTGA
- a CDS encoding CapA family protein gives MSRPLGVPIAVLAWILAGAAAADAGESARLFDPRRPPERELLTDIADGFTLAAVGDCIISRPVSPMMESDRGLAAVVRILRDASATFGNFEGSAIDIRGFKGYPYGAVDDWALVSTPEVASDLKKLGFDLLSRANNHALDWGIEGMRETTRHLDEAGLVHAGTGESRALARAPRYLETGQGRIGLVSMASSYTPMSDALPPGGQAPGRPGVNALRTTRLNVVTAGMMQALAAIKEGMESPRRECGPPRGERAAGGAEGAANPAAPPRELDLFDARFVVGERPGVRHQVDPIDREENLKSIRQGKQHSDFLIATIHAHEEGAGCAEPGDFLPDLAHAAIDAGADAFIGHGVHALGPIEIYKRRPIFYGLANFFWSDMQEPMPANLYERSRVLLTTAFGDPARATDADLTALLNAAGFDDELVFQTVIAVSRFEKGELAEVRLHPVDLGYGMRLTKSGVPRLASPAAGRAILERLQRLSRPYGTTIVIEHDVGIIRPR, from the coding sequence GTGAGCCGCCCGCTCGGAGTTCCGATCGCCGTCCTGGCGTGGATCTTGGCCGGCGCCGCGGCCGCCGACGCGGGGGAGTCCGCCCGCCTCTTCGATCCCCGGCGGCCGCCCGAGCGCGAGCTTCTGACCGACATCGCGGACGGATTCACCCTGGCCGCGGTCGGCGACTGCATCATCTCCCGCCCGGTCTCGCCGATGATGGAGAGTGACCGCGGGCTGGCCGCCGTCGTCCGGATCCTGCGCGACGCCTCCGCGACCTTCGGCAATTTCGAGGGCTCGGCCATCGACATCCGGGGGTTCAAGGGATACCCGTACGGGGCGGTCGACGACTGGGCCCTGGTCTCGACGCCGGAGGTGGCCTCGGACCTCAAGAAGCTGGGGTTCGATCTCCTGTCGCGCGCCAACAATCACGCGCTCGACTGGGGCATCGAGGGGATGCGGGAGACCACCCGGCACCTCGACGAGGCCGGCCTGGTGCACGCGGGGACCGGCGAGAGCCGCGCCCTGGCGCGCGCCCCGCGCTACCTCGAGACGGGGCAGGGGCGGATTGGTCTCGTGTCGATGGCCTCGAGCTACACGCCGATGAGCGATGCGCTGCCGCCCGGCGGCCAGGCGCCGGGCCGGCCGGGGGTCAACGCGCTCCGGACCACGCGGCTCAACGTCGTGACGGCCGGGATGATGCAGGCCCTGGCGGCGATCAAGGAGGGGATGGAGTCGCCGCGCCGCGAGTGCGGGCCGCCGCGCGGCGAACGCGCGGCGGGGGGAGCGGAGGGGGCGGCGAACCCGGCCGCGCCGCCCCGCGAGCTCGATCTCTTCGATGCTCGCTTCGTCGTCGGGGAGCGCCCCGGCGTGCGCCACCAGGTGGATCCGATCGACCGCGAGGAGAATCTCAAGAGCATCCGGCAGGGGAAGCAGCATTCCGACTTCCTCATCGCAACGATCCACGCCCACGAGGAGGGGGCCGGGTGCGCCGAGCCCGGCGATTTCCTGCCGGACCTCGCCCACGCCGCCATCGACGCCGGGGCCGATGCCTTCATCGGCCACGGCGTGCACGCGCTCGGACCGATCGAGATCTACAAGCGCAGGCCGATCTTCTACGGCCTCGCCAACTTCTTCTGGAGCGACATGCAGGAGCCGATGCCGGCGAACCTCTATGAGCGGAGCCGCGTTCTCCTGACGACCGCGTTCGGCGATCCGGCCCGGGCGACCGATGCCGACCTCACCGCCCTTCTGAATGCCGCGGGATTCGATGACGAGCTGGTCTTCCAGACCGTGATCGCCGTCAGCCGCTTCGAGAAGGGGGAGCTGGCCGAAGTGCGGCTCCACCCGGTCGATCTGGGGTACGGCATGCGTCTCACGAAGAGCGGCGTCCCGCGCCTCGCTTCCCCCGCGGCCGGCCGCGCCATCCTCGAGCGCCTGCAGCGTCTCTCCCGCCCGTACGGCACCACCATCGTCATCGAGCACGACGTCGGGATCATCCGCCCGCGCTGA
- a CDS encoding lipase maturation factor family protein, producing the protein MGGAVDASPQAPQQLEATPAPSYWLTRFVLLRLLGLVYFFAFLSLATQVLPLLGSHGLLPVPLFLDRAGKHFGSPMEGFLQLPSLFWIDGSDATLAAAAWAGVVLSLLLLLGFANSILLLVLWAIYMSFVHIGQDWYGYGWEIQLLETGFLAAFLVPLVDPRPFPRRPTPTPIIWLFRWLAFRIMLGAGLIKIRGDACWRDLTCLIYHYETQPIPNPLSPYLHFMPRWFHKGGALFNHFCELVLPWFSFAPRSARHLAGTLMIAFQVILILSGNLSFLNYLTIVPMIACLDDSLLGRVLPRRLVARARAASEGAEESRAQRIAAWVMVALVALLSYYPVRNLMSSRQAMNTSFNRLQLVNTYGAFGSVGKQRHEIVFEGTTDSAPGDGTVWREYEFWCKPGDTLRRPCVIAPYQPRLDWQIWFAAMSSPERYPWTLHLIWKLLHNDRGTLSLLANDPFPDAPPRYIRAQYYRYEFAPLGDPGGAWWKRTLVGTWIPPLSADDPRLLRFLAAYGWLPADQPR; encoded by the coding sequence ATGGGCGGCGCCGTGGACGCCTCTCCCCAGGCCCCTCAACAGCTTGAAGCCACTCCCGCGCCTTCATACTGGCTGACGCGCTTCGTCCTCCTGCGCCTCCTGGGGCTCGTCTACTTCTTCGCCTTCCTGTCCCTGGCCACCCAGGTGCTGCCGCTCCTCGGGAGTCACGGGCTCCTCCCGGTCCCGCTCTTTCTCGATCGCGCCGGGAAGCATTTCGGCTCCCCCATGGAGGGCTTCCTGCAGCTTCCCAGCCTGTTCTGGATCGACGGGTCGGACGCGACCCTGGCGGCCGCGGCGTGGGCGGGGGTCGTCCTGTCGCTCCTGCTCCTCCTTGGCTTCGCCAACTCGATCCTGCTGCTGGTGCTGTGGGCGATTTACATGTCGTTCGTGCACATCGGGCAGGACTGGTACGGCTACGGTTGGGAGATCCAGCTCCTCGAGACCGGGTTTTTGGCGGCCTTCCTGGTCCCCCTGGTCGACCCGCGGCCGTTTCCGCGCCGGCCGACGCCGACGCCGATCATCTGGCTGTTCCGCTGGCTGGCCTTCCGGATCATGCTCGGAGCCGGGCTCATCAAGATCCGCGGCGATGCCTGCTGGCGTGACCTGACCTGCCTGATCTACCACTACGAGACCCAGCCGATCCCGAACCCGCTGAGCCCCTACCTGCATTTCATGCCGCGGTGGTTCCACAAGGGGGGCGCCCTCTTCAATCACTTCTGCGAGCTCGTCCTCCCCTGGTTCTCGTTCGCCCCGCGCTCGGCGCGCCACCTCGCGGGGACGCTGATGATCGCCTTCCAGGTGATCCTGATCCTGAGCGGCAACCTGTCGTTCCTCAACTACCTGACCATCGTGCCGATGATCGCCTGCCTGGACGACTCGCTCCTCGGGCGGGTCCTGCCGCGCCGCTTGGTCGCCCGCGCCCGGGCCGCCTCCGAGGGGGCCGAGGAGTCCCGGGCGCAGCGAATCGCCGCGTGGGTGATGGTCGCCCTGGTGGCGCTCCTGAGCTACTACCCCGTCCGCAACCTGATGTCCAGCCGGCAGGCGATGAACACCTCCTTCAACCGCCTCCAGCTGGTGAACACCTACGGCGCCTTCGGCAGCGTCGGCAAGCAGCGCCACGAGATCGTCTTCGAGGGGACCACCGATTCGGCGCCGGGGGACGGCACCGTGTGGCGGGAGTACGAATTCTGGTGCAAGCCGGGGGACACATTGCGGCGGCCGTGCGTCATCGCCCCCTACCAGCCGCGCCTCGACTGGCAGATCTGGTTTGCCGCGATGTCCAGCCCGGAGCGCTATCCCTGGACGCTCCACCTGATCTGGAAGCTCCTGCACAACGACCGGGGAACCCTGAGCCTCCTGGCGAACGATCCTTTCCCCGATGCGCCGCCACGCTATATCCGCGCCCAGTACTACCGCTACGAGTTCGCGCCCCTCGGCGACCCCGGCGGGGCCTGGTGGAAGCGCACTCTCGTCGGCACCTGGATCCCCCCGCTGTCCGCCGACGACCCGCGGCTCCTGCGCTTCCTCGCCGCCTACGGCTGGCTCCCAGCGGACCAGCCCCGGTAG
- a CDS encoding marine proteobacterial sortase target protein, with protein sequence MLKTLLKTLILLALIWNVLVPALAQETDRPGTGELLWKSPGGLVSLPVLDIAVDLEVTGILVHGTVTQSFRNPTSEVIECLYVFPLPERAAVSHMEMRIGPRRIVSVIKEREEARKTYDKARQEGRKAALLDQERPNLFTTSAAGINPGETVEVRLEYLEEASYDDGTFGLSFPLTFTPRFSTGGAADGARVTSPCVRRGSASLPRARIVVRLDAGVQLRKVESESHALETWWDGGVLVAKPSGETVAADRDFLLSWRPFLGPAPLAALFTEDREDGKYMLMMLLPPVEGMGAGRGLPTETLFVLDVSGSMDGPSIQQARTALLAALDRLRPGDTFDILTFNQDVREFRPAFVPAGGPDLEEARRFVRDLRADGGTRIDVALDRALAKLGTPLDDRVQRLIFLTDGAVDNEDAILRDVRARLGQARLHALGIGSAPNRYLMRKMAAEGRGTCEFISSSASAENRVEAFLARLDRPVMTGLTLEWDGVESPDAYPSPLPDLHAGEPLYVSARIGGGGSVRRVTLHGRTLEGPVSFDLRAEDAGTGDGVATRWARARVESLMDTLHENADPESVRRAVIGVSIPFGIVTRYTSLVAVEEFPTVTGDTVPVRVASALPFGSTPAGELPQGGTDEPFLLMAGLLLVLFGSLFFIGARRPA encoded by the coding sequence ATGCTCAAGACGCTTCTGAAGACCCTGATTCTCCTGGCGCTCATCTGGAACGTGCTGGTCCCGGCGCTGGCGCAGGAGACCGACCGCCCCGGGACCGGCGAGTTGCTCTGGAAGAGCCCAGGCGGGCTCGTCAGCCTGCCGGTGCTCGACATCGCCGTCGATCTGGAGGTGACCGGCATCCTGGTCCACGGGACCGTGACGCAGTCGTTCAGGAACCCCACCTCGGAAGTCATCGAGTGCCTGTACGTCTTCCCGCTCCCGGAGCGGGCGGCGGTGAGCCACATGGAGATGCGCATCGGGCCGCGGCGCATCGTGTCGGTCATCAAGGAGCGGGAGGAGGCCAGGAAGACCTACGACAAGGCTCGCCAGGAAGGGCGGAAGGCGGCCCTGCTCGACCAGGAGCGGCCGAACCTGTTCACCACGTCGGCAGCAGGCATCAACCCGGGAGAGACGGTCGAGGTCAGGCTCGAATACCTGGAGGAGGCTTCCTACGACGATGGGACATTCGGCCTGTCGTTCCCGCTGACGTTCACGCCCCGGTTCTCGACCGGGGGGGCGGCGGACGGCGCCCGCGTGACCTCCCCGTGCGTCCGCCGGGGCTCTGCGAGCCTTCCGCGGGCCCGGATCGTCGTCCGCCTGGACGCCGGCGTCCAGCTCCGGAAGGTCGAAAGCGAATCGCACGCTCTCGAGACCTGGTGGGACGGCGGCGTCCTGGTGGCGAAGCCGTCGGGAGAGACGGTCGCGGCCGACCGTGACTTTCTCCTGAGCTGGAGGCCGTTTCTCGGCCCGGCGCCGCTCGCGGCCCTGTTCACGGAGGACCGGGAGGACGGGAAATACATGCTGATGATGCTCCTGCCTCCCGTCGAGGGCATGGGCGCCGGGCGCGGGCTGCCGACCGAGACCCTGTTCGTGCTCGACGTGTCCGGGTCGATGGACGGCCCCTCCATCCAGCAGGCGCGGACCGCCCTCCTGGCGGCGCTCGATCGACTGCGTCCCGGCGACACGTTCGACATCCTGACGTTCAACCAGGACGTGCGCGAGTTCCGTCCGGCGTTCGTGCCCGCGGGCGGGCCCGATCTCGAGGAGGCGCGGCGCTTCGTGCGGGACCTGAGGGCGGACGGCGGCACCCGGATCGACGTCGCCCTGGATCGTGCCCTGGCGAAGCTCGGGACGCCCCTCGACGACCGGGTGCAACGTCTGATCTTCCTGACCGACGGCGCGGTGGACAACGAGGACGCCATCCTGCGCGACGTGCGCGCCCGCCTCGGCCAGGCCCGCCTGCACGCGCTCGGGATCGGCTCGGCCCCGAACCGCTACCTGATGCGCAAGATGGCGGCCGAGGGGCGCGGGACGTGCGAGTTCATCTCCAGCTCCGCCTCCGCGGAAAACCGGGTCGAGGCGTTCCTGGCGCGCCTCGACCGGCCGGTGATGACCGGCCTCACGCTCGAGTGGGACGGGGTCGAGTCTCCCGACGCCTACCCCTCCCCCCTGCCCGACCTGCATGCCGGCGAGCCGCTCTATGTCTCGGCCCGGATCGGCGGCGGTGGGTCGGTGCGCCGGGTGACCCTCCACGGGCGGACTCTCGAGGGTCCCGTGTCCTTCGATCTGCGGGCGGAAGATGCCGGCACGGGGGATGGCGTGGCCACCCGCTGGGCCCGCGCCCGGGTCGAGTCGCTCATGGACACTCTCCACGAGAACGCCGATCCGGAGTCGGTGCGCCGGGCAGTCATCGGCGTGTCAATTCCGTTCGGCATCGTGACGCGCTACACCAGCCTGGTGGCGGTGGAGGAGTTTCCCACCGTGACCGGAGACACGGTTCCGGTCCGGGTCGCGTCGGCCCTCCCTTTCGGCTCGACCCCCGCGGGTGAGCTGCCGCAGGGAGGGACGGATGAACCGTTCCTGCTTATGGCCGGCCTGCTGCTGGTCCTTTTCGGAAGTCTCTTTTTCATCGGCGCCCGGAGGCCGGCGTGA
- a CDS encoding class GN sortase, with translation MTRRAGLVLTALLLLVPGGLLLGRRGYLEAKAAIASCLIDRALEAHLRDGRPHRPWPWADMHPIAVMEVERLGVRRAVLRGATGESLAFGAGHVDGTASPNAHGHSVLAGHRDRGFAFLRDLRPGDGLRLRTSDGVRDYLVDGIRVVTATDVTVMAETPEDRLTLVTCYPFGGLLRSRLRYVVTAAAAHGPTAMVVNASGTGSALSR, from the coding sequence ATGACGCGCCGCGCGGGGCTCGTTCTGACGGCGCTGCTGCTTCTCGTTCCCGGGGGGCTGCTTCTCGGACGGCGCGGCTATCTCGAAGCCAAGGCGGCCATCGCCTCGTGCCTGATCGATCGGGCCCTCGAGGCTCATCTCCGGGACGGCCGGCCGCACCGGCCGTGGCCCTGGGCCGACATGCACCCGATCGCCGTAATGGAGGTGGAGCGTCTGGGCGTGCGGCGCGCCGTTCTCCGGGGAGCGACCGGGGAATCCCTGGCGTTCGGGGCCGGCCACGTGGACGGCACGGCATCACCGAACGCCCACGGTCATTCGGTCCTCGCAGGCCATCGCGATCGGGGGTTTGCTTTTCTCAGGGACCTGCGGCCGGGGGACGGGCTCCGCCTGCGCACGTCGGACGGTGTCCGGGACTACCTCGTCGACGGCATCCGGGTCGTCACCGCGACCGACGTCACGGTGATGGCGGAAACGCCCGAGGACCGGCTGACGCTTGTGACCTGCTACCCGTTCGGGGGCCTCCTGCGGTCACGCCTGCGCTACGTCGTGACCGCCGCGGCCGCTCACGGTCCGACGGCGATGGTCGTGAACGCGTCCGGCACCGGCTCTGCGCTGTCCAGGTAG